The nucleotide sequence aatattgtgttagcccatgtcgttagctttccaacaaacttggtttcgttgaattcggagtccgtttgcaaaagttgtggctgttttggtaaaggctgcagcggtactaccgcggctcctgagtggtagtaccgctccagagcagtactaccgtggctcctaagcggtagtaccgctccggaccaaaaactcgtgttttctctctcgttgggctgttttgaccgtgctaagcggtagtaccactcctccaagcggtagtaccgcttgtgcacgacgtgagcacataacagttggattcgggaggtcctataaaagggggtcttcttccccaatgaacctaatcctttgagctcgtgttcttcccccattgttgaccgtcttcgagcttgctaactctcaatccctccaatgattcttgctagttcttgagggaaaagagagaggagatctagatccacgtttccaccaatcactttctcctctaagtgaggggaaccccttgtatctagatcttggagttcttcgtgttcttctttcgttcttcctctcattttcctccctagcattagttgctttggtgggatttgggagagaaggacttgggcactccgtgtgcccttgccattgcatttggtgcatctgtttgagttctccacggtgatacgtggaagtgaagtttgagaagcttattactcttgggtgttcgggcaccctagagcttgttcctcttgggtgccttggtgccctagacggttggtggtgttcggagctcaatcattgtggtgtaaagctccgggcaagcgtcggggtctccaattaggttgtggagatcgccccgagcaatttgacgggtaccggtgaccgcccccaagggttgccaaagtgtatgggttcggtgaccgctcccaagggttgccatttgtacgggttcggtgaccgccctcaagggtcccttagtggaatcacggcatcttgcattgtgcgagggagtgaggagattacggtggccctagtggcttcttggggagcattgtgcctccacaccgctccaaatggagattagcatccgcaagggtgtgaacttcgggatacatcgtcgtctccgcgtgcctcggttatctcttacccgagcccctttacttatgcactttactttgtgatagccatattgttctttgtcatatatcttgctgtcacatagttgcttatcttgcttagcataagttgttggtgcacataggtgatcctagttgttgtaggttttatgcttgacaaattaaccgctaggtttattccgcatttgttcaagcctaaaccgtaattattttaaagcgcctattcacccccccccctctaggcgacatccacgatctttcagccgTGAAATTGGACCAAGATGAGAAGGATGACACACATGTGTTCCAAAgattctacatatgttttgatgcATGTAAAAAGGGTTTTCTCGGCCTGCTGGGCATGTAGCCGGGAACGCCGTTCGGCCTGCTGGGTTGCTACGGCCGGGAATGGCATGGTCGCCGTTTGGCCTGCTGGGCATGGGGCCCAGggcagggaggggaggggaggggaagggaAGAGGGTAGGCGCGGGGGTGGTGGGGGTAGGGGAGGTCGCCGGTAGTCGGTGGGGTTGGGGAAGGTCGCCGGTGGGCGgtggattgggcggcggcggccATGTCGAAGGCAGGGGAGCGAGAGGACTGAATCGGGGGAGAAATAAAGTGATGGCCTAATTACGACACCACGCCAAGTCAACACCTAGTCAGATGCGCCTAATTACAATACCACCAGCAAAACCGCTTCAGATGTGACATGAAATCACTCGGGGCTTGATTAAACCGGATTTGACAGTTTTAGGGTGTAAATCAGACCAAAATTGAGTTTAGGGGGTTATGGAGACTTTGAGAGGGATTTGGGGGTGAAAACTATACTTCTTTCAAAAAAGAATTGTGCGAGCAAGCCCATCACGCCTTGCAATTTCCAAACCCCAACTTCATTTCTTGGTTTTCGAATTCTCAAAAAGAAAAATCTTTGTTTTCGAACCTCTGTCTCTTTTAGAACCGTTCAAAATGAGGAAAAATATAGGAAATTTTTCTTTGCGGGGACTAGGAATGTTTTtttagagagggggggggggctaggaATGTTAGATGGTAGGATGTATACATAGAGAAAAAACGTTAGTGCCATTTGAAACAAAAGAATTGATATCTTACGTTCCTTTGAAATATATATGGATCGGGATGCTTCGTACAAAATTTGGAGGAAACCTAACATTAGGTCCCACCTCATATTTTCCTCTATTCACGTCTATAATTCCTGCGCTTTTCTGCACGACATCCAAATGATAGTTTTGAAGTTTTTCCATATAAATTCAAAATAGACAACATCTTTAATTcatgtatttttttcttttctattcctACATTTTAAGGTCCTACGTTTCAAGCAGCACATATATCCTACTATATGTCCCATTGGGTACTACTCTGCGATCCGTGCGTGGGCTTTTATGAGCTAATCCGAATAATGTTATAATACGTACTTCCTCTGTTCAAATATTTAGGGCCTAATATGTCTTTTGAACTTGCCTTTCACCATTGATAGTATTATTAAAATATGAGTTGCATGATATAAAAAAACATACCGTTACAAActctttcacatacgaatttaacAGTATATTGCTTTCACCAAAATTAtctgtgttattaacttataatcAGGGTACATCATACAGTAGCAGAGGAACGAGCTGAAAGGGAGCATCATCAAACCACTCTTTGGAAGAGCCTCTCCTAGGGAACTCATAGGCAACAACATTATGCTCTCTAAAACAATGCTCAAAAGGAATTAAGGGAATTCACATGCTGAGTGGTAGCAGTCGCTGAAGATTGctatctccctccctcctttataatCTCAACAACTTATGCACACACTGTCAAAGTTGATAACTAACTCGCTGCAACCTGTTGTCTGTGCTAAAGAAAGACAAAAGCGAAGCGCCACAGCTTCAGTTGTTAAAACCTCGACACATATATCAATCATGTTGGTTGCCCCATAAAATTTCCCGAAGTGTCACAATGTACTGCCCCAACAACACCCAAGAGGAGATCATGACCAAAGGAGCCATCAAATATTTTATTTTACCTGTAGCCTAGACAGTTTCTCCCATCCTCTCGGCCTCAATATTGCTTTTGGAGCCAACGCAACTACATAGTTTGCAGCTAGAGCACATACAAAATAAGACTATCTAACTTGCATCATGCGTCTTTTCACCACGAGCGAACTTGACCCTCTCCCACCACATATACCACGGGTGTCACTGCTATTTAGCAGAAGATGGTGGACGTCATAGATCCCCTCTCACAACAAGGGCACTGTGGTGACACTTTGATATGCCTATTGGTAAGATTCACACGACATGCGAGAGTTCCATGCAAGTGTGCCACATAAAAAATCACCTTACTTCTAAACTTCAGGCTTCATATCATATCCCAAATTCCATTCACACTAGGCCATCACATACCATTTGTACGTTTAAGCTTCCTTGTGTGTTGATCCTCCCATTTGGCAAAGTATGTGAAGCGTACATAGAACATACCATTCTTAGTTAAACTCCATGCAACAAAATCATCCATATCATATGTAGGTAGTGGGATTACAATGATACAACATCCATAAATTTAGAAAAAGGTTTGGTTAATCAATTCGTCATCCCATTGTCCCATGGTTGGATTGATTAGGTCTCCAACTTTGGATGTGAGATTGCTTTTTTATAACATGTACACTATATATTATTGGTTTACCTGGTGATCAAAGGCAACCTCAAACAAATGTTTTAGGCCCTATCCTGGCTATTTATGTATATGTATTTGTGTATATGTGTGTCTACTTTCACTTGCAAATCATTAAGAGTTAACTTTCGACCACACATTCTTAGGAAGTTTGTTTGGGTACAACCTAAAAAGACTTACTTCGTCTCATGATTAATTAGCCAAAAATAATTGAAATTTGGGGCAATTAGGCTCTACCTTTGCACACCTAACTAACAATTGATCAACCAAATTAACTAAAACTAGACGGGTGATTAGACTCTACAACTATCCATGTATAGGACTGTATAGAAGACGCCACTTCATGGCTGACAGAATATGGGGATCATTGATAGAATCTGTTGAAGTGCCGTCGTTGTGCTCAAGATTTCAATATTTTAGGAAGCTAAATAACTTGTATTCTTTTAGACCAAAAACCTAATCCAATTTAGTAATCAACTGATTTCATTCGCCTTGATACATATGCATTTTTGTGAAAATATCCACCGATCTAGTGATAATGAGTAAAAGTAGTACAAAGATCCTCAATAGTATCAATTACAACTAGGTCCATAGACCATCTAGTTTATCTGTTGGAAGAAGATATGTACTATTAGGTGGATCAAAGTGGGTGAGGATAACACGAGGTTCTTTCAGGCAGTGGCCGCTGAGAGATCCAGAAGGAATTCTATCGCTAGACTGTGGTTGGAAGATGGCTCCTCCACCTCAAAGCATGCAATGACGGAAAGAATTGTGTGGGCCTGTTTTAAAAATAGAATGTCCCTTGTGAGTGGAATATCCATGGGGTTTGATTTGGCATCCTTGTTGGTGCATGTTAGTGGGATCGGTTACCTCCCCGAGCCTTTTGAGAAAAACGAGTTGGATATGATTGTCAAATGCATGCCCACTGGTAAAGTTTCCAGCCCAATATGGTTTAAATGTTTTATTCCTTAAGAAGTGTCGTGCAGTTGTTTGTGATAATTCTTATTGTATGGCTCAGGGTTTTCATGTAGGCCAGGCGAGAGTGGAAAACATCAATGGATGTTTTATCACCCTAGCACCTAAAAATGCCTCTCCTAAATGTATTGGGGATTTTAGCCCAACCTCCTTAGTTGGGGTCCATTTAAAATTTCTTACTAAAATTTCTGCTAGTAGATTCCAAGGGGAAATCTTACAATGAATACATAAGAACCAATATGGTTCTATTAACTCAAGGGCCATCCAAGACTATATTGCATGGACATTGTAGTACTCGCATCGGTGTCACTAGCCCAAAAGGTCAATCCTCATACTCAAATTGGATTTTGAAAATGAATTTGATTCCATTGAACATGAGGCCATCATTCAGATTGTAAAATTCTAGGGATTTTATGAGAAGTGGATTTCTTGGATTAAAGAGCTTTTATTTTCAGGTTCTTCCTTTGTTCTGTTAAATGAGTGTTTGGGGAAAAATCTTAGTAGAAGTGTAAGGCAAGGTGATCCATTGTCCCCACTTCTTTTTGTGCTTGTTACTTATTTGATGCAATTTGTGGTTAATGGTCCGCTTGCAAGATGCGTCATTCATTTGCCATACATTCTAATGACCCTGAATTCCCCCATTATACAGTATGTAGATGACACTCCCTTGATTTTTCCTACTATGGATAACGAGTTGGTGGCCCTTAAGAGCATGCTCTCCATTTTCTCTCAATCAACTGGCCTGATGTTAACTGacataaatcttatttgatttctaTAGATGATGACCCTTCTAAAGTTGAGAGGTTAGCTGTTGTCTTTGGATGTCAACTTGGCAAGCTGCCCTTAACATATTTAGGTTTACCTGCTGGGACTGCCACCTAGGATTATTCAGCTAATGCCACTAGTTGATAATATGGAATTGCTAGGTCATCCCTTCCTCGCGGTGGTAGATTGCAGCTGCTAAATTATGCTTTATCTTTAATGCCCATTTCCTTTCATCTTTTTTTTCTTGCATGTAAATATTGTACAATATTTTTTCAGATGGAGGTGTGGATTCATACATgacatttcattgttggctcataGGATTAAGGCTAGAAACAAGGAGGAGCatattaggcctcctttggttcatggGGTAATAATAGTATAGGCATAGGAAAACCATAGGAAGTGAGATGTAAGTGAGATGTCATATGTCATACATCTCACTTCCTATAGTAAAAGACATggcatttgatgcataggataggaatttttccattgagtctagactAATGTTTTTTCGtttgaaatgtgaaggattgagTCCTATCCTACATacgaataggaatccattcctacaaaccaaagggcttcaaagaaTTTTTTTCTACAAAagttcctatcctttacaattcctacaaaatttctatgaaccaaaggaggcctaaatgATTTTCTTTCGTTTCCCCTCAATGGGTTTCTATTTTTTTCAtctattttcctttttcctgcataCAAATATTGTACATTAAGTGGTGTTTTTTAATAAAATGTGGAGTTGTGGGGTTGTTGCCCTATAGTATTTGGTCAAAAAATTGTATGTTATGGACCATGGTGTGAACATCTGTTAGCCGACGGGCATCTGAAGTCCACGACGTGGTTAGTGTGTGGGAGATGAACCACGGTATAGAAAAAGCATATGCAACACTCTTTGTCTCTCTCATCANNNNNNNNNNNNNNNNNNNNNNNNNNNNNNNNNNNNNNNNNNNNNNNNNNNNNNNNNNNNNNNNNNNNNNNNNNNNNNNNNNNNNNNNNNNNNNNNNNNNNNNNNNNNNNNNNNNNNNNNNNNNNNNNNNNNNNNNNNNNNNNNNNNNNNNNNNNNNNNNNNNNNNNNNNNNNNNNNNNNNNNNNNNNNNNNNNNNNNNNNNNNNNNNNNNNNNNNNNNNNNNNNNNNNNNNNNNNNNNNNNNNNNNNNNNNNNNNNNNNNNNNNNNNNNNNNNNNNNNNNNNNNNNNNNNNNNNNNNNNNNNNNNNNNNNNNNNNNNNNNNNNNNNNNNNNNNNNNNNNNNNNNNNNNNNNNNGCTTGATTAGCTATACAGAGAACTATGTATGGGTAGTCGTCTTTGTTGGCTTCGACAAATGTTGACCCTTGTTGGGAAAGGGGCGCCAAAAAATACAACGAAGGATAATGACACACTTGGAAATAAGAAAAAAGAACACAATAAAAATATTATTCCCTCCGTCTTAAAATAAGCGTCTCAACTAAGCCCAAGGCAtttattttgagatggagggagtacatatactCTAAAACAAGACAAAATTCATCAACAACCAAAAATGTAGCACGGATCTCAAAGCAATGACGGACGGTGGATCCATGCATGTGCATGGTAGGAAAAACCACTCCCGTGAGTGCAAAGAACGTTGTCATTTTCACGAGGTCCGTTATAAGTTGTGTGTCCGGACCCACTGCTCAGCGGGCCACAATTAGCTTGAGTTCTCGCCCCCCGCCGGCGGCGCTGCATGGATCAAACCTCGGGCGATCCAAAATTCCCGTGCGCCCGGTCGCCCTCTGTACGCTGGCGGCGGtggaaagaaaaagggaagaaaagaaaacgTTCGTCACGACGCGGCCATTCACGAGGCACAAGACCAAGCAAGCAAACAAACCACTGAGCCGAAGACTCGGCAGAGCAGCAAATGGCCTGACGCTCACGGAGCTCCAGTCACGGGCGGGCCGCGGGCGCGTAGATAGGTGGTGCCGCAGCGCGGCCACCGCGGCacgcgggcgatggcggcgtcggcgcCCAAGCCGCGGCAGCGACGCCTCGCCGTGCCCATCCTCCTCGCCGTCCTCCACCTTTTCCTGGCCCCGCCGCGATGCCATGCCGCGGCAAGCGACCTTCTGCCGCGCCGGCTAGCGTGGTCGCTCATGGGCGACACCATACACAGCGCCGTTGACCTCCTCCCGACCTTCGTCGCCTTCGCGGCGCCCGGCGGCCCCGCGGCCGCCTGGCGCGGCGCGTGCTTCGCGGAGAACGAGGCGGTTCTGAGCCTCACGCCCGGTCCTCGTGGAAGCAACGGCACGGCCGCCGGCCTTGGCGGCGCCGTCCTACGCCTCAAGGTGCCCTTACATTGCCCTCCAAATTGCCTTTTGAATTATTTTTTGCGGGTTCAAATTGCCTTTTGATTAACTTCGACTTTGATGTTGTAATAACAAGTTCTGTTTGATTTCACCGTACATGCATCTCAGCTTCTTAATTTCGCATAGGATTCCCAGTATTTGGTTCGCATTACTAAAAATATTACTGGTAGCTAGCAAATTGTCTTCATGTGAATGTGATCCAAACGAGACATAGGACAAGGGCTAAAAATAGAAAAGGAAGTTGATTCGCACGAAAACTAAAAGTAATAATTCTATAAGAAGACAGAAAAACTCGCACGTTAGGGAATGCTAATAGGATACCCACGGGTTATATCATTCGTTAGTGACAAGTTGCAATTATTCCAATCAATAACAACGCCAAATTGCGAGCGAGCACCTTCATGCGAATCTGTCAATGTAATGGACAATTAGAGGCATGCATGGTTCATACAGTATGTTTTTGCTCTCATTTACTGAACCATAGTCCCTTAAATATGAAGAGTTTTGCCTGACGAAATATTTCCTGTGGGTCTATATAGACTGCTTCGGCTCAGAGCTGGACATGCATGGACCTGTATGTATTTGCCACACCGTACAGGATAGGGTGGGATTACTACACCAGAGCACATCAACACACCTTCGAGATCAAATCATGGGAAGAAGCAGGAGAAATGGAATATGTACGTCCCGTCTCTCTACGTAGGTTGTTTTCAGATTTCTCCTCCTTTACATGGCCACTTGTTAGTTTTGCTTTAATAATTCTAACAATCGGCATCTCCGGATCAACCTGTGACTAGGTGAAGCTGCATGGGGTCGCCATTTTTCTCATGCCATCCGGAATGCTCGGGACACTGTTATCTCTGATCGATGTGATTCCGCTGTTTTCGAACACCATTTGGGGACAGGACGCCAACTTGGCATTTCTTCAGAAGCACATGGGGGCTTCATTTGAGAAGCGTTCTCAGCCTTGGGCTGCCAACATACGTAAAGAGGATGTGAACTCTGGTGATTTCTTGGCTCTTTCCAAGATTCGAGGGCGATGGGGTGGGTTTCAGACATTGGAGAAATGGGTGACTGGTGCGTTTGCTGGGCATACCGCGGTTTGCTTGAAAGATGAGAATGGCACTCTCTGGGTTGCAGAATCAGGTTACGAAAATAAAAAGGTACTACATGCAATCTCTTGTTCGAAAAACTAGTCACTAGATGTGATTACAAGATTAAATTTAAAAGAGATAAAAAAATGAGGAAATTTTTTACTGCAAGATATGAACAACTTAACTTTCTCGTTTTCATCATTTCCGTTTTTTGCAATAAGAGCATAGGCGAAAAGTCATATGTTATCCACTGGAACAAAGAACTGATTTTTCCTTTCGGTATATTTGCTATTTGTCTTTTGGTTGCAGTAAGGTGCCTGTtatatatgattttttttttgtaaTCTTAGGCCTCAGCAAGTTTGAGGTTGGTTCCTTTCAAAAAAGAAATTTTGACGTTGGGTCCAGTCTATGAATTGTTTGTGAACATTGGCAAGCGTTTGCATTATTGCATACTTATGTTGGGCTTTATGTGGTACCATCATAGGGTGAAGAAGTCATTGCTATAGTTCCATGGGATGAATGGTGGGGAGTGGCACTCAAAGATGACTCAAATCCACAGGTAGCATTGCTGCCTTTGCACCCTGTCGTGAGGGCCAGATTCAATGAAAGTGCTGCATGGGAATTCGCCCGAAGCATGTATGGAAAACCCTATGGCTATCATAATATGATATTTAGTTGGATTGATACAATGTCGGAAAATTATCCTCCACCACTCGATGCTAACCTGGTATATCTCCATTGCTCTCCAGTCCGTTCGCATAATTGTTTCAGTTTTTAAGTTTCTTATCAAGTTGAAAATTCTTGCTGCCTTTTGGAGCTTCTTGCTGTCTTATCTTCCTTCATGTGGGTATTTTGCACTAACATTTTCTCGAGGGACTTCACGATGTATAAGAGTAACTCTAGAAAGTAGGTATCTTGAGTCTTAAAAGTGCTATGTGCATTCTATGTTGGTTCCAGTTCTATTATGCATAACAGTAATACATAGAGGTAGATAATAAAATTTCTAAGCTTCCGAGTAACTTTGCGGCGCTGAAAATCTGACAGGGAAATAGTGAGGTGCTGTAAACAGCAGATGCTGTAAGCTACGGCTGTACAGGTCCTCCTAAACTAGTTCAGGCTAGGCTAAAATTACCTTCATAACTTTAAAAATTATCTGTATGGTTTTATATGTTTATTATACTTGGTGATAATAGTTCTGTTAGAGCAGTTGATTCCATGTGCtagaaccatgagttggtcgcgagatcttatgggtttcacctctagcctaccccgaCTTGTTttggactaaaggctttgttgttgttgtagagcaGTTGATTCCATATGTTAAGGCTTCTGTCATGTTGGTTTCGTCTGTTCATCTTATACATTCTGTTTTCAGGTAATGGCTGCTATGTCGATGTGGACCAGATTACAACCACACTATGCTTCCAACATGTGGAACGAGGCTCTTAATAAGCGACTTGGGACCGAGGTTGTTATAACTATATCTTGCAATAAACTTCACTTCATATTGGAACCGAGGACTGAGAAATTGACAGCAAgtatatgatgatgatgttctTCATCCCGTCCGTGTAGCAACTTGACCTCCATGGCAT is from Triticum aestivum cultivar Chinese Spring chromosome 1B, IWGSC CS RefSeq v2.1, whole genome shotgun sequence and encodes:
- the LOC123091995 gene encoding uncharacterized protein; translated protein: MAASAPKPRQRRLAVPILLAVLHLFLAPPRCHAAASDLLPRRLAWSLMGDTIHSAVDLLPTFVAFAAPGGPAAAWRGACFAENEAVLSLTPGPRGSNGTAAGLGGAVLRLKTASAQSWTCMDLYVFATPYRIGWDYYTRAHQHTFEIKSWEEAGEMEYVKLHGVAIFLMPSGMLGTLLSLIDVIPLFSNTIWGQDANLAFLQKHMGASFEKRSQPWAANIRKEDVNSGDFLALSKIRGRWGGFQTLEKWVTGAFAGHTAVCLKDENGTLWVAESGYENKKGEEVIAIVPWDEWWGVALKDDSNPQVALLPLHPVVRARFNESAAWEFARSMYGKPYGYHNMIFSWIDTMSENYPPPLDANLVMAAMSMWTRLQPHYASNMWNEALNKRLGTEQLDLHGIISETERRGMSFNQLLTIPEQDEWEYSDGKSTTCVAFILAMFKAAGVFAPFTESIQVTEFTIRDAYMLRIFEDNRTRLPGWCNGDADGLPFCQILGEYKMELPEYNTIQPYANMNENCPSSPPAYDRPLRC